In Anomaloglossus baeobatrachus isolate aAnoBae1 chromosome 3, aAnoBae1.hap1, whole genome shotgun sequence, one genomic interval encodes:
- the P2RY14 gene encoding P2Y purinoceptor 14, which produces MTNLTEEPRPNNSECDPNAEVVTIVLPAMYTLVFIVGLLLNGLNLWIFCYIPSNRSFIVYLKNIVIADLLMVLTFPMKIISDAGFGNEHLRVFVCRFSAVFFYLNMYIGIIFLGILGFDRYFKIVRPLNGSSSFQSVFYSKLISVLVWTLMAFISVPNMILTDQAYDAKLKVSCAQLKSELGLKWHKASNYACICIFVLVFSLLLIVYVSISRKIYQSHQKFRRGSNAGRKSTRNIYSILIVFFICFVPYHLCRIPYTISQTGNGYSCQHRKNLYYVKEVTLLLSAANVCLDPVIYFFMCQPFRQMLLKKMHIEDKLQETEKVSCKVSSSQPAFL; this is translated from the coding sequence ATGACTAATCTCACTGAAGAGCCGAGGCCAAATAATTCTGAATGTGATCCTAATGCGGAGGTGGTCACCATCGTTCTGCCCGCCATGTACACATTGGTCTTCATTGTGGGACTGCTTCTAAATGGGCTCAACCTATGGATATTCTGCTACATCCCCAGCAACAGGAGCTTCATAGTCTACCTGAAAAACATTGTGATTGCTGATCTTTTAATGGTCCTGACATTTCCAATGAAGATAATTAGCGATGCAGGATTTGGGAATGAACACTTACGTGTGTTCGTTTGCCGCTTCTCCGCCGTTTTTTTTTACCTGAACATGTACATTGGGATCATATTTCTGGGCATTTTGGGATTTGACAGATATTTTAAAATTGTGAGACCCCTGAATGGCTCTTCCTCTTTTCAGAGTGTTTTCTATAGTAAGCTCATATCTGTGCTGGTGTGGACACTGATGGCTTTTATTTCAGTTCCCAATATGATCCTAACCGACCAAGCATACGACGCAAAGCTAAAAGTTTCATGTGCCCAGCTAAAAAGTGAGCTGGGGTTAAAGTGGCATAAGGCCTCAAATTATGCCTGCATCTGTATTTTTGTGTTGGTGTTTTCCTTACTGCTAATCGTTTATGTTTCCATCTCACGGAAAATATACCAATCCCATCAGAAGTTTAGAAGGGGTTCCAATGCTGGCAGAAAGTCCACACGCAATATATATAGCATCCTGATTGTATTCTTTATCTGTTTTGTTCCATATCATTTATGTCGAATCCCATACACAATAAGTCAGACCGGAAACGGCTATTCTTGTCAACACAGAAAAAACCTGTACTATGTAAAAGAAGTGACTTTGCTTCTATCGGCGGCAAATGTCTGCCTCGATCCCGTCATTTATTTCTTCATGTGTCAGCCCTTCCGACAAATGCTATTAAAAAAGATGCACATCGAGGACAAGCTCCAAGAAACAGAAAAAGTGTCATGTAAAGTTTCAAGCTCACAGCCAGCATTTCTATAA